The Stigmatella aurantiaca DW4/3-1 genome contains the following window.
CCCCACGGACACAATGGGGATTCCCTCCGCCTGGGCCAGCAACACATCCGGCGCGTAGTAAAGGGCAAACGTCTCCTTGCCCGCCCCCACCAGCTTGATGCCATCCGTCGGGTTGTCCGCGGGCATCTTGATGTCCACATCGAGCCCCTCGGCGGCGAAGAACCCCTGCTGCGCCGCGGCCAGGATGGGGATGTGCACCGCATTCGGGTACCAGTCGAGCACCACGGAAACCTTCTTCAAGGCTTTGCCCTGTCCCTGAGACGCCTCCGTGGGCGAAGAGCCCTTCTTGTCGGAACAGCCCACCGCCAGGAGCAGACTCAGACAACCCATGACCCATCCGCGCAACATACTGGACTCCTTTCTGAATCAGAGATGATCCTGGGAGCGGTAGGCCATGAACCTCCGCTCGGCCCAGGACACGAGTGAGAACAACAGACCTCCCATGACGGCCAGGAGGATGACCGAGGCAAACAGCTCGGGCGTCTTCAAGGAACTGCTGGCCCTCCGTCCAAAGATGCCCAGACCAGACTGGCCCCCCAACCATTCTCCGATGACCGCGCCAATCACGCTGATGGTCGCGGCCTGTTTCAGCCCGGTGAAGAAATGGGGCATGGCGTTTGGCGCTTCCACCATGCGCAGGATCCGCCACCGGTCCGCCCCCGACGCACGCATCCAGGCCAGCAACTCCCGGTCCGCCGAGCGCAATCCATCCGCCGTGTTGACCGCCACGGGAAAGAACGTGATCAGCACGACGACCGCCACCTTCTGCGCAAAGGAGTAGCCAAACCAGAACAGAAAGAGCGGAGACAGGGCGATGACAGGGATCGTCTGAGAGGCGACGATCACCGGATACACCAGGCGGTTCACCACCGGAGACAGGTGCATGGCCGCGGCCACCGCCACGCCCAGGATGACACTGACGATCAAACCGGCCAGGGTCTCCGCCAGGGTGATGGGCAAGTGCTCCAGCAGCAGCGCCTCCCTCCACGTCCAGAACGCTGTGGCGATCTGGGAGGGCGCGGGCAAGATGAAGGAGGGCATCCCCGCCCAACGGCAGAGCACCTCCCAGACCCCGATGAAGCCCGCGAACAGACCGGCGAGGGAACCGTACCGCCTCAGCACAAGCCCACCTCGCGAAGAATGGCGGCCCGCCGCTCCACGACGATGGGATCGGAGATCATCGCATAGCTCCGGGGACGGGGCAGCCCCACGGGAAGCTCCACGCCCGCGCCCTTCAACACATAGACGCGGTCTGACAGCAGCGCGGCCTCCTCGGCATCGTGCGTCACGAAGAGGACGGACTTGCCAAGCTCCTGCCACAGCCCGAGCAACCACGCCTGCATCTGGGCCCGCGTGAGCGCATCCAGCGCCCCGAACGGCTCATCGAGCAGCAGAATCGAGTGGCCGCCCAGGACCGTCCGCAGGAAGGCGACCCGCTGGCGCATGCCGCCCGAGAGTTGATGGGGATAGCGGTCTTCCGCGCCGCTCAGCCCGAAGGCCGGCCAGAGCTCGCGCGCCCGCTGCCGGGCCTCCCGGGGGCCCACCCCCTGCACCTCGAGCCCCGCCGCGGCATTCTCCAGCGCGGTCCGCCAGGGCATCAGACAATCCCGCTGGGGCATGTAGCCAATCCGGCCTGGCGCCGGGGCAGCCCCCATGACCCGCGCCGTCCCGGCCTCGGGCCGGAGCAGGCCCGTGAGCAACTTGAGGATCGTGCTCTTGCCCGACCCACTGGCGCCCACCAAGGAGACGAACTCACCTGCCTGAACGCGCAGGGAAAAGGCTTCGAGCACGGGGACCGCGCCATAGCGGAAATGGACCTGATCCAGGTGCAGGTGAGGCTCCTCCATCGCTCAGCCCTCCTGTCGGGCGGCGTGAGGCGGCGGCACTTTCATCCGGCCGAGCACCCGGTGAAAGGACCGGTTGGCCTGCTCGAGCACTTCCCGCTCGTCGATCGTCACGAACTCCCGGTCCTTGTAGACCACACGGCCATCGACGAGGACTGTCTCGACGCAGCTCCCGTTCGCGGCAAACACCAGGTGGGAATAGACATGCTCTTTGTTGCCTGACACCAGGGGGGTGAACATCTGATTCTGGGTGTTGACGATGACGATGTCTGCCTTCTTGCCGGGTGACAGCTCCCCCGCCCCGATCCCCAGGGCCGCCGCGCCGTTGCGGGTGGCCATGCGGAGGATCTCGGGTGCTTGCAACAGACTCGCGTCCACCCGGGTGGCACGGTGGATGAGCGAGGTGAACTTCATCACCTCGAACATGTCACGGCTGTTGTTGCATTCGGCGGCATCATGCCCAAGCCCCACATTGATGCCAGCGGCCCGCATCTCTGGCAGACGCGCAATCCCATTTCCCAGCTTGGCATTGGAGCTGGGGTTGTGTGAGATGTGGGTGCGCGTCTCCCGCATGAGGGCGATCTCGGCATCCGACAACCAGACACAGTGGGCCGCGACGCAATCAGGCCCCAGAATGCCGCAGTCATAAGCGACTTCGGTGGGCCGACGGCCAAACTTCTGCTTGGAACTCTCCACCTCGCCCAGCGATTCGTTCAGGTGAATGTGAATCCCCGTGCCGAGCTGACGGGCGAGCGCCCTGGCATCGCGCAGGAGCTGCTCGGAGGCCAGCGGCAGCCACTCGATGCCGACGACGACCTTGATCCGCCCATTGGCCGAGCCATTCTTGGCCTTGAATGCACGCTCGTTGTCCGCCAACGTGTCGAGTTCGTGCTCATCCGTGGCAACGTCATTGGAAAGGACCGCGCGAATTCCAATCTTCTCCGCGGCATCCGCGAGCGATTCGATCTGGCGATACATGTCATTCACGGTCGTCACGCCACACTTGATCGATTCACTGTAGCTCGCGAGCGCGGCCCAATATGCATCCTCAGGGCTCAGGGCCCGGATGATCGGATACCAACACGTCTGCAAGTACTCCCAGAGCGGGAGGTGGTCGCTGTACCCCTTGCCCAAGGCCGTATGGTAGTGAAGGTCCACGAGGCCGGGCATGACAATCCGCCCATTCGCCTCGATGACCCGGGCGCCCTCCGCGGAGACGGAGGCATCGCCCACCCGTGCGATCCGGTCGCCCTCCACGACGACCGTCCCGCCAAAATGGACATCCCCCGCATCATTCAGGGTCACGACAATTCCGTTCCGGATGATGATACGCTCGCTCATCTGAGGTTCCTTTGTCCCGATTTTTTCCCTAGAAGGCGCCGTGCGAATTCTGCTCTGCAATGATGATGGATTCCTGGCCGAAGGGCTGCGGACGCTGGCTTCCGAGCTGACCCAGCATGGGCACGACGTCACGATTGTCGCGCCGAGTGCCGAGCGCAGTGGCCAATCCCATGCCATGACCTTCTTCGAGCCCCTGCTCGTCCGGCATGTCTCCCATCAGGTCTACGCCGTCCACGGCACGCCAGCGGACAGTGCTTTCATTGGCCTGAGAGGCGTGCTCGGAAAGACTCCGCCCGATCTCTTCATCGCTGGCATCAACCACGGCCTGAACGTGGGCATCGATGTCAATTACAGCGGCACCATCGGTGCCGCGACGGAAGCCTCGCTCCTCGGCTTCCGCGCCATGGCGATCTCGATGGACGTGGATCCTTTCAAGGGTCAGCCCGGAGAACGCACCCAGGCCTTCCAACGAACCGCCCGGCTTGCCGCCGAGCTGATCGGACACCTGCACCGGCTGGACTGGGCTCCCCAGGAGATGCTCAGCCTCAATCACCCGGGTCACGAACCCAGAGGCCTCGTCGCCGCCCATTGCCACCCCGATTGCATCTACGTTCCCCATCTGGAGCACCTCGCCTCACGGACGCACTCTCGGGAGGATTTGCAGGTCTATGTCATTGGTGGCACCACACGGGCCACCCCACAGGACGGAGAGCACGACGTCGCGGCGCTCCAGGCCGGCTATGCAACGCTGTCTTTCCTCCAGACCCACCAAGGCCACACGCCAGGCACGAGCCGGTTGCGCCCCTTCCTGGACATGTTGCGGAGCGCCTGAGCCGGGCCTAGAGCCCCAGCCGCTCCAGTGCGGCCTTCAATGGAAGCGTCAGATCCTCCCCGGGCTTGTAATAGATGCTCGTCACATCCGTGACGGTATGGAGCCCCCGGACGAGGAATGCATACTCCTTGCCCTCCTCCAGCAGGAGGATGACGGGCTTGCGCATCGCGGAGGCCCACCCCAGTTCCACATGCGTGCCAGGCGAGGCCGGAGCGCCGGGGAAGGCCACGAACGCATCCGACGATTGGATCTCCTCGAAATCGAGGCGGGTGCACTCCTCGGGCTTCATGAACTCGCGCCCCCAGAGTTCGCGGCGGTGGGCGTTGAAGACCCGCAGCCCCCGCTGCTCGAAGAAGTGGATGAGCCCCTGGAACCGGGCCTGGTCCGGTGCATGCATTTCGCCCGTCTCCACGGAGACGAGGGACTTGAAGGGACCCCCCAGGAAGATGGCTCGCTGCGAAGAGATCGTCATTTGATGGCTCGGAAGATGACAAAGGGAGGCGTGGTCTGCTCGTTGTGCCATTTGCCGACGCCCGATGCGTCAAATGGCTGAATCTCTTGCGGGGTGAGCTGGGAGAGCGTGGGCTCGAAGACCTCGACGCTCTGGAACCCGGCGTCCCGGAGCGCGTTCAAGTACATCTCCTTCGGCCAGTGGGTGTCCCGCAGCACGAGATCCGGGCTGCCCGGTACGCTCAAAAACACCTCTCGCGGCTCGCCATACCCATACTTCCGGCCCGGCTCCCCGTTGCGGAAGGTGGAGAACGGGATGCCGGTGGTATCCGGGTTGGTATCCAGGATGGCATAGGCCGCCCCTGGCTTCAGGACGCGGTAAACCTCCTGGATGATGTTGCGAATCCGGGCTTCGGACGGAATGTTGATGAAGACGTAACAGGTCATCGCGCCGTCCACACTGGCGTCCTCGACCTTGCCCACGAGCGAGTCCTCGATCTGGCGGTAGTCGACGAGCGGGTGGGGGCGCCGGCTCCGCGCGATCTCCAGCATGGGCCGTGAGTTGTCCACGGCAATCATCCGATGGCCGTAGGTCCTCGCCACCCGCTCGGAGACCTTTCCGGGGCCGCAGCCATAATCCAGCAAGACCCGAGGTTCAGGGCGATCGAGCCGCAACACCTTGAACACCGTGCTGTAGCCCAGCACCTGTTCGGGCAAATCATTGTAATCGTCGAACCCCTTGCAGACCGCCGGATCGCTCCAGGATGTACTCACGATTTCTCCCCCTTGGACGAAAGCAGTGAACCCCAGCGGTTCAAGACCAGCCGCTGGTAGAATGGAAGCAGACAGTCCAGGAATCCCGCGTCGAGATGCCCCTCCTGGCGGATCTGCCGGTAAACCTCGAAGAGCGCCAGGACCTGCTGCCAGTAGGAGGGCAGTCCGGTCTGGGCCAGGCTGTCCCGGGTGAACTGGTGGCGGCCGTGCCGCAACTCTTGCTCGAAGTACAGCACACTGCGCACGGACTCCCAGTTGTCTCCTTCGGGCATGGCCGGCCGCTCGCGCGAGGCATCGGCCGCTGGAGGCGCCGCGGACAGCAACCGCTCCACCGCGGCGATATCTGGCTCGTAGATGTGGAACGAGCCGACGTAGTGAAAATATGAGCCCACCTTCAGGCCCAACTGGCGGGCCATCATTTCCTGAAGGAAGGTGAAGGAGAAGATATCGCTCACCACACCGCGGAAGGCATCGTTGGCCCGCATGTAGGCCGCGGCATAGAGCCGCCCCTCGCGCACGAAGAACTGCAAGCCCAGGGTACACGACACATCGATGTTGTCCTGGATGAGCAGTTCGTGGGCATCGAAGATCTGGAGCACCGCGCGCTTGGTGTTCGGATCCTCCTTCAGCAGGTCCACGGCGCGGTTCCATTGATTGATGGCCGCGCCGCCGAAACGAAAGAGCTTCGCGCCATAAGCAGTCCCCGTCAGGGTCCTGCCATCCATGGAGTACTTGCGGATGCTGGGCGCATAGTAGCTGATCTGCTCCAGGTCCGCCTGTCCGGAGAGATACCAGAGCGCCTCGGCGAAGTTGAAGATGATGTTTGTCTTTCGCTCCGGCGCACAGGAAACGCGGGCCAGGGGGTCGGTGAGCTCGAAGCAGAAACCAAGGTTCTCACGGCTCGCGAACCCACGCGGAGCCACGCGGAACTGAGGCGATTCGTAGATCCAACGAAGGCCATGAAGATAAGCCGCATCGAACGTGTCGAATCTTAACATGGCCTTCACCCCCTCTTCTGGTTGGAGTTCTGCCCACCGCTCCCTGACAACCCACTCACCCCTCGCTGGTGATCGCCGTCAGGATGTCATCCCGCATCTGATGCCGGATGTTCAACAAGCCCCCGTTGGGAAAGGGCCCGCCCTCCCGCGACTCCACGTTCAGGACAGGGTAGAACGGGTCGGCCTGGAGCTTCGGCGTGGCGTAGGAATCCAGCGTCGCCGGGAGGAGGTAGCGCGGCACGCGCGTCCCCGCAGGCGCATCCTCGCTCATCAGGATCCATTCAAACGTGCTCGGCTGGCTCATGTAGTCAACGAACGCCAGCGCGGCCTGCTCACACGCCCCCGTGCACCGGGTGCCCAGAAAATACGAGTCGGTGAACAGGATGGGGTGAGACCCTTCCGCCAGGGGGGCCGAGGAGATCTTCAAGTCCGAGGCGCTCTGCCCCGCGGGCAGGTTCCGGATGATGACGTGCAAGCGCTCCGAATAGCCCATGGTGGCATCGACCTGACCGGTGGCGAAGAGCGTGGCGGGCAGATCGAAGTTCTCATCCTGGTCATACGTCCCGTCAATGCAAGGATTGGCGCCCGCGGACTGACAGGTCTGCACGAAGCTCCGCAGCGACTGGAGCGCCACGGAATCATAGTTCGACGTGGTGACGGCGGAGGCGACGTTGGCCGAACCATTGCGGTCTGCCCAGGCATCCAGGTACAGCGCAGGCAGGTTCCAGCTGCCGAGCAGGTTCACGGCCATGTCGGGCTTGGGCGTGTCCAGGCCCGCCAGGGCATGCCGGAGGGCGCTCTCGGTCCGGGCCTGACGCACGGACTCGTCCCGCGAGATGATGAAGTCCCCGCAAAGCCAGTGCGGTACGCCATAAGTGGACTGCTGTTGACGCGATGCGGCCAGACCCGCCGGGTGCCAATCGATGTTCTGAGGCAACCGCGGCCAGGGGCGGACCGCGTTCAACGCGACCAGCTCTCGCAGAATGACGGTGTCCGTCTCGACGACGTCATACGCACACTCCCCTTCCCCTTTCAGAGAGCGCGCCAGGGCCTCGGGATCATAGAAGTCGTCATTGAAGCAGCTGGGATTGACGATCAGATCCACCTCGGGGTGTGCCTGCTCGAACTCCGACTCAATGCGAGCCGCCATGGCCTGGAGCTGATCTCCAGCCGCATCAGGAATATATGGATAGAGCGGAACCCTGAGCTGGGTTTTCTCCGGCACCGGCTCCGGATCCTCATCCGAGCAACCCACGAGCGTGCTCAGAACCGCACCAGCGATGAAGCCCCATTTCAGAGTGATTTTCATGGAGTGGCACCACATACCTTTCGTTCAACGGGCTCGACAGGAATGCCCACAGCAGCGTCCGCCCATTCTGAAGGGGTCCAGACGATGGGCCTGAGAGGGAAAACGCAGATGGGCGTAAAATTTGGGGTGGAGTGAACCGGTGACGGCATCACAAGCGGTGTTTGCCTTAGCACGCGCCGTGGACAGCCTGCAACTTTGCCAAGATCCCTGGTGACTGCCCTCACCCGTGGGGGGTGGCTGGCGTCACCAGGGCCGCAAGGCAGTTATTTCGCCAAAACCATGAAATCATGCTATCCTCGGAGAAGCTGAAATCGGCACGCCAGTTGCTTCTGGCGGACCGAGAGAAGGGTGGGTTCCCACCCCATCAGCCAACCTCTAGGAGAGTATCAATGTCACGAATGAAGATGTTCTGTGGTCTGGGCTTGCTGGGCGCGCTGGGCGGATGTGGTGTCACGGATTCGAAGACCCCCGAGGAGAGTGGCCAGCTCCAGAGCGAGGCCATCGTGTCGAGCGTCACGGAGGGGGACTATGTCATCCGCTCCGTCATGACCAATAAGTGTATCGATATTGCCTCGTCCAGCACCGCGGACGGGGCCAAGGTGCAGCAGTGGGACTGCAACGGCACCAACGCGCAGAAGTTTCACATCTCCCCGACCTCGGGCGGGTATTGGAAGATCATCAACGTCAACAGCAACAAATCGCTCGATATCGTCGGCAACAGCACCGCGCAGAATGCCAAGGTCAACCAGTGGTCATACCTCGGTGGAAACAACCAGCAGTTCAAGTTCGTTTCCCGAGCCACCAACCAGTTCAGCATCCAAGTCCGCCACACGGACATGGCCATTGATCTGTACTGGGGCTCGGCCGACAACGGCACGGAGTACGTCCAGTACCCGTACACCGGCACCTCCAACCAGCTCTTCACCCTCGACAAGGTCTCTGGAGACGGAGGCGGAGGCGACACAGGCCGCGGGTGTGCCGTTGCCAATGATGGAAAGACCACCCTGCGCTTCATCAACAAGTGCTCCACCGAGGTCAACTTCGCCGGCAACAACATCACGGGAGGGCTTCTGGGCGTAGGCCAGGAGGCGTGCCGGACCATCGGCTCCACCACGGAGATGATGCTGACGAAGCGGTACTGGGGCTTCCGCAAGGGCGAGGATCCCGGCTTCGAGCACCACTCTTTGGCGGAGTTTGGCTTCAACGAGGTGTTCTACTCGTACAACAGCTGGGACTGGTTCAACCTCAGCCACGTGGATGCCCACAACCTTCCCCTGAAGATCATCCCCTATGATCTGGCCGGGGGCACGACCTGCTCGGGACAGACGCGCAGCTGCCCCATGGACCTGCTCGCGAACTGCCCTGCGGAAGGCCAGTGGCGCAACGCCGCCGGCAAGGTCATCTCCTGCGTGAGCCGCGACCGCGACAATCCCAACAGCGTGGTGGCCCGGTACTTCGACGCGGCCTGCTCGCAGTCCTACTCGTGGTCCGGCGATGACTCGGTGATGGCGGCGTGCAACGCCGAGGACTTCGACATCGTCTTCTGCCCGCAGAACTGAGCCGTTTGCGGCCCGGGCCCGCGCACCCGGGTGTTCTGGGGAGGACCGGGAGACCTCGGTCCTCCTTGGCCACCCAGGACGGACGGGTGAGCAACGCGCTATGCTCCCAGGGGGGCCATCCCGGCACCCGCCATCCATGAAGAACTCTGACACTGGCATTCACCGTTGCGCGTGGGCCGACAGCAGCCCCTTGATGTGCGCCTATCACGACCAAGAGTGGGGCGTCCCCGTTCGAGACGGACGGGAACTCTGGGAAACCCTGATGCTGGAGGGATTTCAGGCGGGGCTTTCCTGGTCGGTCATCCTTCACAGACGCGAGACCTTCCGGGAAGCTTTCCAAGGTTTCATCCCTGAACGCGTCGCGCGCTTCACCGAGGCGGACGTCGCGCGCCTCCTCCTCAATCCCGGCATCATCCGCTCACGGGCCAAGATCGAGGCAACGATTGGCGGAGCCCGCGCCTACCTGGCGATGGCGAAAGCAGGCGAGGATTTCTCGGCCTTCGCCTGGTCTTTCGTAGACGGCAAACCCATTCCGAACAAGACGGGGAAGGTCCTGGCCAAGACGCCGCTCTCCGAAAAACTCTCAGCCGCCCTCAAAAAGCGCGGCTTCAAGTTCGTGGGCCCCGTGATTGTCTATGCCTGGATGCAGGCGGTGGGGCTCGTCGACGATCACATGCCCGGCTGTTTCAAGCGCGCCAAAGC
Protein-coding sequences here:
- a CDS encoding ABC transporter permease — its product is MLRRYGSLAGLFAGFIGVWEVLCRWAGMPSFILPAPSQIATAFWTWREALLLEHLPITLAETLAGLIVSVILGVAVAAAMHLSPVVNRLVYPVIVASQTIPVIALSPLFLFWFGYSFAQKVAVVVLITFFPVAVNTADGLRSADRELLAWMRASGADRWRILRMVEAPNAMPHFFTGLKQAATISVIGAVIGEWLGGQSGLGIFGRRASSSLKTPELFASVILLAVMGGLLFSLVSWAERRFMAYRSQDHL
- a CDS encoding ABC transporter ATP-binding protein, whose product is MEEPHLHLDQVHFRYGAVPVLEAFSLRVQAGEFVSLVGASGSGKSTILKLLTGLLRPEAGTARVMGAAPAPGRIGYMPQRDCLMPWRTALENAAAGLEVQGVGPREARQRARELWPAFGLSGAEDRYPHQLSGGMRQRVAFLRTVLGGHSILLLDEPFGALDALTRAQMQAWLLGLWQELGKSVLFVTHDAEEAALLSDRVYVLKGAGVELPVGLPRPRSYAMISDPIVVERRAAILREVGLC
- a CDS encoding amidohydrolase family protein, whose product is MSERIIIRNGIVVTLNDAGDVHFGGTVVVEGDRIARVGDASVSAEGARVIEANGRIVMPGLVDLHYHTALGKGYSDHLPLWEYLQTCWYPIIRALSPEDAYWAALASYSESIKCGVTTVNDMYRQIESLADAAEKIGIRAVLSNDVATDEHELDTLADNERAFKAKNGSANGRIKVVVGIEWLPLASEQLLRDARALARQLGTGIHIHLNESLGEVESSKQKFGRRPTEVAYDCGILGPDCVAAHCVWLSDAEIALMRETRTHISHNPSSNAKLGNGIARLPEMRAAGINVGLGHDAAECNNSRDMFEVMKFTSLIHRATRVDASLLQAPEILRMATRNGAAALGIGAGELSPGKKADIVIVNTQNQMFTPLVSGNKEHVYSHLVFAANGSCVETVLVDGRVVYKDREFVTIDEREVLEQANRSFHRVLGRMKVPPPHAARQEG
- the surE gene encoding 5'/3'-nucleotidase SurE: MRILLCNDDGFLAEGLRTLASELTQHGHDVTIVAPSAERSGQSHAMTFFEPLLVRHVSHQVYAVHGTPADSAFIGLRGVLGKTPPDLFIAGINHGLNVGIDVNYSGTIGAATEASLLGFRAMAISMDVDPFKGQPGERTQAFQRTARLAAELIGHLHRLDWAPQEMLSLNHPGHEPRGLVAAHCHPDCIYVPHLEHLASRTHSREDLQVYVIGGTTRATPQDGEHDVAALQAGYATLSFLQTHQGHTPGTSRLRPFLDMLRSA
- a CDS encoding nucleoside 2-deoxyribosyltransferase is translated as MTISSQRAIFLGGPFKSLVSVETGEMHAPDQARFQGLIHFFEQRGLRVFNAHRRELWGREFMKPEECTRLDFEEIQSSDAFVAFPGAPASPGTHVELGWASAMRKPVILLLEEGKEYAFLVRGLHTVTDVTSIYYKPGEDLTLPLKAALERLGL
- a CDS encoding class I SAM-dependent methyltransferase, with amino-acid sequence MSTSWSDPAVCKGFDDYNDLPEQVLGYSTVFKVLRLDRPEPRVLLDYGCGPGKVSERVARTYGHRMIAVDNSRPMLEIARSRRPHPLVDYRQIEDSLVGKVEDASVDGAMTCYVFINIPSEARIRNIIQEVYRVLKPGAAYAILDTNPDTTGIPFSTFRNGEPGRKYGYGEPREVFLSVPGSPDLVLRDTHWPKEMYLNALRDAGFQSVEVFEPTLSQLTPQEIQPFDASGVGKWHNEQTTPPFVIFRAIK
- a CDS encoding thymidylate synthase produces the protein MLRFDTFDAAYLHGLRWIYESPQFRVAPRGFASRENLGFCFELTDPLARVSCAPERKTNIIFNFAEALWYLSGQADLEQISYYAPSIRKYSMDGRTLTGTAYGAKLFRFGGAAINQWNRAVDLLKEDPNTKRAVLQIFDAHELLIQDNIDVSCTLGLQFFVREGRLYAAAYMRANDAFRGVVSDIFSFTFLQEMMARQLGLKVGSYFHYVGSFHIYEPDIAAVERLLSAAPPAADASRERPAMPEGDNWESVRSVLYFEQELRHGRHQFTRDSLAQTGLPSYWQQVLALFEVYRQIRQEGHLDAGFLDCLLPFYQRLVLNRWGSLLSSKGEKS
- a CDS encoding RICIN domain-containing protein, translating into MSRMKMFCGLGLLGALGGCGVTDSKTPEESGQLQSEAIVSSVTEGDYVIRSVMTNKCIDIASSSTADGAKVQQWDCNGTNAQKFHISPTSGGYWKIINVNSNKSLDIVGNSTAQNAKVNQWSYLGGNNQQFKFVSRATNQFSIQVRHTDMAIDLYWGSADNGTEYVQYPYTGTSNQLFTLDKVSGDGGGGDTGRGCAVANDGKTTLRFINKCSTEVNFAGNNITGGLLGVGQEACRTIGSTTEMMLTKRYWGFRKGEDPGFEHHSLAEFGFNEVFYSYNSWDWFNLSHVDAHNLPLKIIPYDLAGGTTCSGQTRSCPMDLLANCPAEGQWRNAAGKVISCVSRDRDNPNSVVARYFDAACSQSYSWSGDDSVMAACNAEDFDIVFCPQN
- a CDS encoding DNA-3-methyladenine glycosylase I — encoded protein: MKNSDTGIHRCAWADSSPLMCAYHDQEWGVPVRDGRELWETLMLEGFQAGLSWSVILHRRETFREAFQGFIPERVARFTEADVARLLLNPGIIRSRAKIEATIGGARAYLAMAKAGEDFSAFAWSFVDGKPIPNKTGKVLAKTPLSEKLSAALKKRGFKFVGPVIVYAWMQAVGLVDDHMPGCFKRAKATPQG